The stretch of DNA acattgagtggtgtatatctgtatacatagtagTGCGGTCGCACTGACCGCTCGTCACGATCACACCTGATTATGATTGTGTGTGTTGTGGTGTTCTCTAGTGCGTTTTGGTTGCTATAGCAGACAAATACGAAGATGTTTTTGTTAGAAAGTGGTCCTCATTTTTAGGCTTGTGCAAGTAGGATACTCGCTTTTTGTGATTTATTGGTTTTTCTTCTAGTCTTTGTTGGCATTATGCAGTATATATGACGACTagcttcaattcattttttcattgtttttgccAGCTTTTGTACCGTCtttatttgatcaataaaagttcactttattttgttatattaaaatactccgtaattcttTATTAGatcaatcaatttataaataattaataaatataaaagacTGTGACAACTAACAAATTAAGTCAATGCTAGGTCATATAAAAGTTTgtatggaaaaaaataataaattaataataataataataataataataactattattattattattattattattattattatggaaagACGTATTTGATCCATTGGTTATACTTATATTGACAACTCAATCCTTTAGTTATGACCGTATTTATTTTTACCCCTCAATTATAAGCGAAGTGGCATGTTTGGTACCTAACATTAAGTTTTCTCTAAACTTGacgaaaaattcaaaatttatctaTTATTAGATGGATTGTAAAATAGGAAATCCATATCTTATTCCCCTTATTATATTAAAACCGTTGTCACAACACTATTTTTCACTTCCAGCATCTTATTTCAAAGTTCTTCAACTTCAAAATCATTTCGATAATCATCGTATGACTTATTAGGAACCTGGGTCTCATATAAGGAACTTGAGACTCACTACAAACAATACAGCACTTTATCACTGTCTTCAAGCTTGTGAAAAAACACTATCATAAAAGTTTCTGATTTCCCTTACTAAGCAACAAGGATAATCAAACTATAACTTTAAGAtacaaaaaatgtcaaatttctcaTGTTGCTTTTATGAGAACACTatcttaaaagtttttttattttggaataaggttcaaattggccactgaacgtaacctgaaagtgcaattaggccactgaacgaaaaaaaatgtgcaattagtccactgaacactccaaatgcatgcaatttcacctgatagcatgtTACCTTTCATTTaatcaggttgcctgcttatATGGATGgtgatgtggcattttaaaacaatttttaataataaatataagataaaataaaaattaaaaattttaaaaatattatttttaatatttttaatattaattttttaatatttttaatattaatatttttaattaatttttatttttaaagtttattatttaataaatattaaaaaaaattaaatattaaaaaaatattaattttttcataatttttaatatttgtaattaatttttaattttaaaggttattattaaaacaatattttaaaatgtcaacttacCATCCATCTAAGCatgcaacctgatgaaatggtaggtaacctgctatcagatgaaattgcatgcatttggagagttcagtggcctaattgcacattgttttcgttcagtggcctaattgcactttcaagttacgtttagtggccaatttgaaccttattccttttatttttccttACTAAGCAACAAGGGTAATCAAACtataacttttgagatacaagaaaatatcaaatttcttgggttgcttttatgagaaattcGATCACCAAGGgagtaacttgagatttttagtatgtcATTTCGTAAACTCTGCACTAGCTTAGTCAAGAATCGCATATCCtgataaaatatgaaaattctattatatatataccttagtTTAGGTGCGGCCGCACCTTAACGTGGAGTCAGTGCAGCCGCATCAATAGTTAtgcaaatatgcatcattaatGTTAGGAAACGCACAACAAAAAATTGCACAGCTACAATGAAAAACGCACCATTAGATACGCATTACAaaaaacgcaccattaggtatgcataaacaCACAACACAATGTtcaaaaatgcacaattaggtgtgggaggtatggtgcattttttgggtgtgttgtgtgttttgtggcgtatttgtgcatttcattgttgtaCATTTTCCTAATACTATTGGTGCCTGTTTTAAGCGGCCGCAGTGATTGCACATTAAGGCGTAGCCGCATTTGAACTGAAGTCTATATGTATATCCATCATCAGGTATCCCATCCTCAGTCCTCTTAAAAACTAGAGTAATAAAGGAGGAATCTTAGACTCAATTATAAGGAACCTAAAGCTCAGTTATGAGAATTATAAAAATTGAGTCTCTGGTTCCTTATACAAGATCTACACTCATAACAAGTCATATGAgggttattgaaatgcttttggAGTTGAAGAATCTGAATgctggaaaatgaaaaataacgaTGCAAAAGTAGTGTCAATATAAGGAGAAATAATATGTGagtttcctattttacccctcaaataaTGTGGGGCTTTCGAGTTTTTTGTCAAGTTGAGATAGAAACTTAATGTCGGGGACCAAACTCGTCAATTTGTTCATAATTGAGGGGTAAAATAATCGATACGGTTATAACTGATGGACTGAGTCGAAACTTAAATATaactcagggaccaaagataCAATTTTCTCTATGTATCCACCATCGATCAGAGTGACTAATTCCTGCTAACCTGGAGATTTAGGACTACTCCATGCCCAATATCAAGGATCCATCATTGACGTTTGAAGGATTGATGAGTTTCTCCCACTCAATTTGGTTATGGACGAGTTCTAAATGTCAAAActattcaaaatagaaaagcattaCCCGCAGAGTTTCAATGTATTATAGTTCAAACGGAAAGTTGCAAGTTCGAGTCCCATATCAATTAAGCATGTTGGCATAATCATATTGAGTAGATACTACAAATATAGATTAGATTgtagttttaaaaaatgtattatagtTCAAAAGTTTTATACACAACACCGCTACCGATCTTTTGTTTATAAATCATTATTCATGCAATGGTGTTCTTTGTTCTCTTGTCATTACTATCTACAGTTTAGTTTTCGTTTCACGAACCAGTTGAAGGGATTTTCTTCCTTTCTCAAAGGCCCAtataaattatggtaactcaaTGGCTTAGCAGACAGATAAGATTAAATGTCAGTGTGCACAAAAAATCTGTCCACTTAAAGCATAACTCTCACATAAACTATTGAGTTTAAAACATTAGTCACTTCTGTCAAATATTGTATGAACCAGTGAACTAAGCTCGTGCGTGATTTTATACACTCAATGAATGTTGCTTTCAACTACGGAATTGCTCATTGCCTGCAAAGACTCAGTTGGTAATCAGGTGATAAATTGTTGGCAGGGCAAAGGAATTGCTGCATTCACTCTTCGGAAAATCAAGAATCGAGAGGCAATTTAATTCACACATCAGaaagatttaaaatatatatatatactaattgaAACTTCAGGATTACAGCTACCAAGTAGTCTAGTGTTTCAAGTTTCAACTGATATTTTGCATGAATACAGAATAAGAACCCACAACAAATGTAAAATCACCTAGACATCAACATAATACCTTACCTGGTCACAATAAGTATCCATATGGTTTGGTTTGAAGTACACATTTAGAACAAGCCAGAACACCACTTACATTAAATATGTCATATATGTGAGAGAGTCTCTTAAGCAAGGAGCTCCTATTTCTGTGGCTTCTTCCAAGAGATGCCGAGTCTCTTAAGCATATTCGCGTTTTTCCTCTTCAGCAAATCTTCGTCCACGTCTTCGTTGTAAGGAGGGCTGATCTTCCCTGAACCGGGGCTGTGGTTGTGCAATGTTTTCTCGATGAATTTCCCATTGTCCCCAGCTGAAAGCATCGCTGCAGCAGCTTCTGCAGCCTTGCGCCATTGGTCGCACTGCACCTTTAGCCTCCTTAGCTCGGCTTCCATTTCTGCGTTGGAGGCCTGCACTGCATCCAACTGCTCCATCGCTCGAGCAGTTCGTTGATTGCTCTTATCGACTTCTTCTTTCAAGTACTTGAGCTTTACGAGAGCTTCTTGCTCTACCACATTGGCTCCCTCCAGTTCAGTAGCATCGTCCCCGTTGACTTCCCCTCTGTTGGATTCTCTCGTCTTGAGCATCGTGTTTACCTCTGATATGTTCTGCAGTTCTGTTTCCTTGTCCATTAAGTTCGCCTTCAGATTTTCAATCTCGTGTCTTGATTTCTGAAGCTCCTTTTCCAGTTCGTATTCTCTCCGTCCTGATTGTCTGTTCTCCAATCTTGAAGCTAGGTTTTCGTTCTCCTCGCAGATTCCTTGCAATTCAGTTTCTTTATCCATCAGATTTGCCTTCAACTCCTCGATCGCTAGGCTCAGTTTCTGTACCTCGCCCTTGAGCTCAGCCTCTCTCTGGCTCGAGGAGGACGTTATCTGCTCCACTAACTCGTAAGCACTTCTGATCTCCACAGTGCTTCGAGTTTGTTCTTCATTGCGTTTAACCTCGGCTGCTTCTAAAGCTTCTCTCAGACTTTCAATTTCAGATTTCAAAGATGTAATCTCTGATTCGAGCATTTCATGGTTTTCTTCTTTCTCACTTGTTCTGTTCTTCGGGTCACATATAACCCGAGAACAGTCGTTACCAGATTTAGTACCATCAGCCTGGAGTTGGCAAACGAGCTCCTCGAGGAGATTGACATGTGCCCTCGATTGGTCTAACTCCATACTCACAGCATTGTACAACTCCATGGCTTTGACCCCGTCTGATCTGAGGGCTTCCACAGTTCTTTTGGCGGTTTCGAGCTGAAGTAGAGTTTCATTAACAAGCACTTGCGCCTGAGCTTCCGCCTCCTTGCAATCCCTTAGTTGGATTTTCATGTCCTCCACGAGCAACAGAGAATCGGTCAGATTTTCCTTCAAGTTATTCAGATCAGCCTGTGCTAGTCCGGCGTTCTTGGTTTGGGTAGCCTCAGACTCCGCTATGTTTTCAAGCTGGGATTTCAGTTCTTTTATCTCATTCAAGGCGGAAACCAGTGCGCTCGAGTTAGTCACCTCGAGCTCACATTCCACCACCTTAACCGGTTCCTCGGGGGACTTCTGAGGTTCAGTCACAGAAACCTCATCAGCAACCGCTTGTTTCAACAACTGCTTCTCGGATTCTTCCAGTTTTGAAGATATGGCAGCAAGCTGCTTCTTCGTCTCCCCCGCTTCTTGCTCTGCTTGATTCTTCAACGCTTCTGTTGAACATAACTCGTCCTTAACTTTCTTCAGATCATTCTGAAGTTCAGAAACCCGAGATTCCAACTCACTCACTCTGCTCGGGCGCTTCTGTAAATTGTAAAGTAAAACGGTGGGAGTTGGAAAACGAAATAAGGCATGCAACTGAAAATTTATGCAACACCTCAAAGCCCGTTATGCACTGACAGAAAAATAGTGTCCAATTGAAAACCGAAATGGAATGTACTAATggaaacaatgaaaatacactCCCAATTTGCAGAAGTTCTCAAATAATGGGTTCATTTCCACGAGTGGTATCTTGAATGCTAATCACAGGGAAAATCCCGCAAAAACCAGCATATGATTATCGTGCAGTGAATGCACAGCAGTCACATTGATAACGCAGAAATATGCTGAGATGAATGCAAAATTATCTAACATGTAAGAAACGCCCATTCAATAGCACAAAACTATTTTCACACGTTATCCTAAAGGCGCATGCCAAGAGTCATAATTTGTTGGTTTATACCTCTGATCCTAAGCTCTTAGGCGACTTTTTCTCATTGACTTTAGGGCTTCTCTCCTTTGTCCGGCTAATTACATGAGGAGAGGACAAGGTAGAATCAGGCACAGTTGGCACAAGCTTACGCACAACACGTGGAGAAATCTTCTGAGACGCATCTTGAGAGGAAGCTCGTGGGGAGAACTTTCGAGGCACTTCTTGAGAACCAGCTCGAGGTGAGATCTTTAGAGGGACTCTTGAAGACGCTGATTGTGGTGATCTTCGTTGAGGTACTTCAGATGAGCTATTTCTGTTCAAAAGTAACGAGACAATTCGTTAAGTGAACTAATCAACAAACAATGTTTTAGTGAAACCACAATTGATTACTTAAATGATCAAAGCAGCCTTCAAATTCTTCACATGACAGAAATTACCAGAAATTGTTATTTATCACTTAAACCTGTAAGTGATAACTGCTGTTAGCTGTGTTaggtaacaaattaaaaacatgtAGTACAAACCAATCTCAGCGGTTTAAATACATAGCCTAGAAAAGATACCGACACTGCAACTGCAATTAAGACACCGGGGATTTTGACGAGTTAAATAGATACTAAGCGGGTAGCAATATCAACCAGTCAACATTACCCTTCACCACGCCCATATCAAAACacgaaaatgaaagaaaatagtaattaaaaaaaaattatgcgtATTTACCATCTGTTCACAGCtttgaatataaaaacatatcG from Ipomoea triloba cultivar NCNSP0323 chromosome 7, ASM357664v1 encodes:
- the LOC116025365 gene encoding interactor of constitutive active ROPs 3-like — translated: MQTPKSRNSSSEVPQRRSPQSASSRVPLKISPRAGSQEVPRKFSPRASSQDASQKISPRVVRKLVPTVPDSTLSSPHVISRTKERSPKVNEKKSPKSLGSEKRPSRVSELESRVSELQNDLKKVKDELCSTEALKNQAEQEAGETKKQLAAISSKLEESEKQLLKQAVADEVSVTEPQKSPEEPVKVVECELEVTNSSALVSALNEIKELKSQLENIAESEATQTKNAGLAQADLNNLKENLTDSLLLVEDMKIQLRDCKEAEAQAQVLVNETLLQLETAKRTVEALRSDGVKAMELYNAVSMELDQSRAHVNLLEELVCQLQADGTKSGNDCSRVICDPKNRTSEKEENHEMLESEITSLKSEIESLREALEAAEVKRNEEQTRSTVEIRSAYELVEQITSSSSQREAELKGEVQKLSLAIEELKANLMDKETELQGICEENENLASRLENRQSGRREYELEKELQKSRHEIENLKANLMDKETELQNISEVNTMLKTRESNRGEVNGDDATELEGANVVEQEALVKLKYLKEEVDKSNQRTARAMEQLDAVQASNAEMEAELRRLKVQCDQWRKAAEAAAAMLSAGDNGKFIEKTLHNHSPGSGKISPPYNEDVDEDLLKRKNANMLKRLGISWKKPQK